Part of the Labilibaculum antarcticum genome, AGAGGCTGGGGGCAAGGTGATTGGTGTGGTGCCAAAGTTGATTGATGACTTTGGTGTATCGGCTGATTTTTTGGATGAATTAGTTATAACTCCTGATATGGCGGAACGAAAAAAAGTTTTGCGTGAAAAGTCGGATGCATTTGTGGCTTTGCCTGGTGGTTTTGGTACTCTTGAGGAGATTTTAGAAGTGATAACTTTAAAGCAGTTGGGATATCATAATTTACCAATCGTGTTTGTTAATACGGATGGGTTTTATGATTTTTTAAAAGACCAATTCGAACTTTCTTATCAGGAGAATTTTGCCAAAGAAGATTATCGGAATTATTATGAGTTTGTAAATAATTATGATGACGTTATGGCTTATGTTCTTAACTATAAAAAAGTACAATTAAAAACGAAGTGGGATTAGTTTTTTGAAATCAATTTTTCAATAGAATCCAGTAGTTTACAAGTTTTAATTGGTTTTATTAAATAGTCGT contains:
- a CDS encoding LOG family protein, yielding MNVCVFCSSSNSVAEKYFQEARNLGLAIGTAGHNLVYGGTNIGLMNQVAVSVKEAGGKVIGVVPKLIDDFGVSADFLDELVITPDMAERKKVLREKSDAFVALPGGFGTLEEILEVITLKQLGYHNLPIVFVNTDGFYDFLKDQFELSYQENFAKEDYRNYYEFVNNYDDVMAYVLNYKKVQLKTKWD